A single window of Candidatus Zixiibacteriota bacterium DNA harbors:
- a CDS encoding ferritin family protein, translating into MTISAQALNYLTAGIQAEIAAYVFYKIGADKVGDEDIKRTMLHFAGEERKHFLTLEHQYDQHVRSEKWVTYRDIMNKDALPTIDEAMGEKHVKRIAEVKAAKSKQAILAIALQLEKEAYAMYSEAAKTSTEADIKKTFEYLTQFEMGHIRNVEAMMAEK; encoded by the coding sequence ATGACTATCAGCGCACAAGCTCTCAACTATCTGACTGCAGGAATCCAGGCCGAGATCGCGGCATATGTGTTTTACAAAATCGGGGCGGACAAGGTCGGCGACGAGGACATCAAGAGGACGATGTTGCATTTTGCCGGCGAAGAACGCAAGCATTTCCTGACGCTGGAGCACCAATACGACCAGCATGTGCGATCGGAGAAGTGGGTCACCTATCGTGATATCATGAACAAAGACGCCTTGCCGACGATTGACGAAGCGATGGGTGAAAAACACGTCAAGCGCATCGCCGAGGTCAAAGCCGCCAAATCGAAGCAGGCAATTCTCGCGATCGCTCTGCAATTGGAAAAGGAAGCCTACGCGATGTATTCAGAGGCGGCGAAAACCTCGACCGAAGCTGACATTAAGAAGACGTTTGAGTATCTGACCCAGTTCGAGATGGGGCATATCCGCAACGTCGAAGCGATGATGGCGGAAAAATAG